A single genomic interval of Deltaproteobacteria bacterium harbors:
- the rsmB gene encoding 16S rRNA (cytosine(967)-C(5))-methyltransferase RsmB encodes MGLFQQPANARAMALHVLLTWQRTGTYPDQLLRDVLEKNPQGKPADRALVYTLVYGVLRWQGKLDWVLQQFSQRPLEKLSVKTLFILRLGAFQLLFLSRIPVSAAVNESVRLAKSGRTPWAAGFINAVLRSLDRGKEGLSFPLKEDPLAYLAVNHSHPTWLVERWLESWGFEKTEALCQYNNQIPPLTLRVNTLKTNRQQLIERLQTAVQRAVPATFSPVGIRVEEPERSLVQDKLYQQGLFQIQDEASQMIAPILDPQPGERILDLCAGAGGKAGHLAQLMKNQGKITAVDLHPKKIKDLQGNARRLGITIIEGQVGDALKETLFPKKIDLFDRILIDAPCSGWGVISRNPDLKWRLKPEDSPRLSRMQNKFLQNAAGWLKSGGVLVYVTCTLSRDENQGVIEKFIDQHPEFVVDDASPFLPEPGRILVNDDRFYQTWPPVHGMDGFFAARLRKK; translated from the coding sequence ATGGGCCTTTTTCAGCAACCTGCTAATGCAAGGGCCATGGCCCTTCACGTCTTACTAACCTGGCAGCGCACCGGGACCTACCCGGACCAGCTTTTAAGGGACGTTTTGGAAAAAAATCCCCAAGGCAAACCTGCGGACCGGGCATTGGTGTACACCCTGGTTTATGGGGTCCTGCGCTGGCAGGGGAAACTGGATTGGGTTCTTCAACAATTTTCTCAGAGGCCTTTAGAAAAGCTTTCCGTAAAAACCCTCTTTATCTTAAGGCTGGGGGCCTTTCAACTCCTTTTCCTTTCCCGAATACCGGTTTCTGCGGCCGTCAACGAATCGGTGAGGCTGGCCAAATCCGGCCGAACCCCTTGGGCCGCCGGCTTCATCAATGCCGTTTTGCGTTCCCTGGATCGGGGGAAAGAGGGCCTCTCCTTCCCTTTAAAAGAAGACCCTCTTGCCTATTTGGCGGTAAACCATTCCCACCCGACCTGGCTGGTGGAGCGATGGCTTGAGTCCTGGGGTTTTGAAAAGACCGAGGCCTTGTGCCAGTATAACAATCAGATCCCGCCTCTAACCTTGCGGGTCAATACCCTGAAAACCAATCGGCAGCAACTTATCGAAAGGCTCCAAACCGCGGTCCAACGGGCAGTCCCGGCCACCTTTTCTCCTGTGGGAATTCGGGTGGAAGAACCGGAGCGATCTTTGGTTCAAGACAAATTGTATCAACAAGGTTTATTCCAAATCCAGGACGAGGCCTCCCAAATGATCGCTCCGATCCTTGATCCGCAGCCCGGCGAGAGGATCTTAGACCTCTGTGCCGGAGCCGGGGGAAAAGCCGGACATCTGGCCCAATTGATGAAAAATCAGGGAAAGATAACGGCGGTCGATCTTCATCCGAAAAAAATAAAGGACTTGCAGGGAAACGCCAGGAGACTGGGGATCACCATCATTGAGGGGCAGGTGGGTGATGCCTTGAAGGAGACCCTCTTCCCCAAAAAAATAGACCTTTTTGACCGGATCTTGATCGATGCCCCCTGTTCCGGCTGGGGGGTCATCAGCCGGAATCCGGACCTCAAGTGGCGACTCAAGCCGGAAGACAGCCCCCGGTTGTCCCGGATGCAAAACAAGTTCTTGCAAAATGCCGCCGGATGGCTAAAATCAGGGGGAGTTTTAGTCTACGTGACCTGTACCCTGAGCCGGGATGAAAATCAGGGGGTCATTGAAAAGTTTATTGACCAACACCCGGAATTTGTGGTGGATGATGCTTCGCCTTTCCTGCCGGAACCGGGCCGGATACTGGTCAACGATGACCGCTTCTATCAGACCTGGCCCCCGGTCCATGGGATGGACGGCTTCTTCGCCGCCAGGTTGAGAAAGAAATGA
- a CDS encoding methionyl-tRNA formyltransferase codes for MGTPDFALPSLKALMESGEEVVSVYTQPDRPKGRGRKLAPSPVKEAALAFQLPVFQPVSFKESPAVDQLAEQKPDLLIVVAYGLILPQKVLDIPTWGAVNVHASLLPRYRGAAPIQRAIISGEKETGVTTMRLDAGMDTGDILLRESEPVLETDTAQSLHDRLSVLGGRLLLQTLERLRQGTLLPRPQDPSLVSYAPPLKKTEGEIRWDLSAAEIDRLIRGLSPWPGAFTFFQGTRLLIHRAGPDYAEITGAPGTVNSLEKGGIRIQTGQGILTIFEAQLEGHRRMSSEELLRGVSLKIGDRLGRP; via the coding sequence ATGGGCACTCCTGACTTTGCCCTGCCCTCTTTAAAAGCCCTGATGGAATCCGGTGAAGAAGTGGTCTCCGTTTATACCCAGCCGGACCGGCCCAAAGGGCGGGGCCGGAAGCTCGCCCCCTCACCGGTGAAAGAGGCGGCCTTAGCCTTCCAATTGCCGGTCTTTCAACCTGTCTCCTTTAAGGAGTCCCCGGCCGTCGATCAGTTGGCCGAACAAAAACCGGATCTCCTGATCGTGGTCGCCTACGGTCTGATCCTTCCGCAAAAGGTCCTCGACATTCCCACCTGGGGAGCGGTCAATGTCCATGCCTCTCTCCTTCCCAGGTATCGGGGGGCGGCCCCCATTCAGAGGGCTATAATTTCCGGGGAAAAGGAAACCGGCGTAACGACCATGCGTCTGGATGCCGGAATGGATACCGGGGATATCCTGCTTAGGGAATCGGAGCCTGTTCTGGAGACCGACACGGCCCAGAGCTTACACGACCGTTTATCGGTTTTGGGAGGACGTCTGCTTCTTCAAACCCTGGAGCGCCTGCGCCAAGGCACTCTCCTTCCCCGACCCCAGGACCCTTCATTAGTCAGTTACGCCCCGCCCTTAAAAAAAACCGAGGGCGAGATCCGCTGGGATTTATCGGCCGCAGAGATCGACCGCTTAATACGAGGTCTGTCTCCCTGGCCGGGGGCTTTCACTTTTTTCCAGGGAACACGTCTCCTCATCCACCGGGCCGGGCCTGATTATGCGGAAATCACCGGGGCTCCCGGGACGGTTAATTCTTTGGAAAAGGGTGGAATACGGATCCAGACCGGCCAAGGCATACTGACCATTTTCGAAGCCCAGTTGGAAGGACATCGACGTATGTCCTCCGAAGAATTGCTCCGGGGTGTTTCGCTTAAGATCGGCGATCGCTTGGGACGCCCATGA
- the def gene encoding peptide deformylase encodes MAVLEICKYPDPVLLKKAETIKDIDPSLQKLIECMIETMYLAPGIGLAANQVGRPIRLIVFDVTPKDQDRKPTVLINPEIIESEGEQTMEEGCLSVPEYFSDVKRSAKVRVRGLDIKGKPLEICGEGILATVLQHEIDHLDGILFIDRISALKRTLYKKRVQKKLKKEKEEE; translated from the coding sequence ATGGCTGTTTTAGAAATTTGCAAATACCCTGATCCGGTCCTGCTCAAAAAAGCCGAGACCATTAAGGACATCGATCCCTCATTACAAAAGCTGATTGAATGTATGATCGAGACCATGTATCTGGCCCCGGGGATCGGGCTGGCCGCCAATCAGGTGGGAAGACCGATCCGGCTGATTGTCTTTGATGTAACCCCCAAGGATCAGGACCGGAAGCCGACGGTCCTGATCAACCCTGAAATTATCGAATCCGAAGGGGAGCAGACCATGGAAGAGGGCTGCCTGAGTGTGCCGGAGTATTTTTCGGATGTCAAAAGGAGTGCCAAAGTCAGGGTGCGCGGGCTGGATATCAAAGGGAAACCGTTGGAGATCTGCGGCGAAGGGATCCTGGCCACGGTCCTCCAGCATGAAATCGACCATCTGGATGGAATCCTCTTTATCGATCGTATCAGTGCTTTGAAGAGGACCCTTTATAAAAAAAGGGTCCAGAAGAAGTTGAAGAAAGAAAAAGAAGAGGAATAA
- a CDS encoding DUF4160 domain-containing protein produces the protein MPEISRFYGIIIAMFFDDHNPPHFHARYGGEKIAIEIDSFRVLEGGIPPRALGLVIEWASQHKKELLDNWELAKNNHVPAKIEPLK, from the coding sequence ATGCCCGAAATAAGTCGATTTTATGGTATTATTATAGCTATGTTTTTCGATGACCATAATCCGCCCCATTTTCATGCTCGTTATGGTGGGGAAAAGATAGCAATAGAAATAGATTCTTTCCGTGTTTTGGAAGGAGGAATTCCTCCACGTGCTTTGGGTCTCGTGATTGAATGGGCCTCTCAGCACAAAAAAGAACTCCTGGATAATTGGGAATTGGCGAAAAACAATCATGTTCCCGCAAAGATTGAGCCATTGAAATAA
- a CDS encoding ribulose-phosphate 3-epimerase has translation MKYIAPSILSSDFGRLKEEVQAVEAAGADYIHIDVMDGHFVPNITIGPVVVEAVRKITKLPLDVHLMIENPDSYIPDFAKAGADILSVHFEVCPHLHRTVSLIREHSVKPAVVLNPSTPVAFLDDILGDLDWVLIMSVNPGFGGQKFIPGAVNKIISLKEMIDQRGLEVEIEVDGGITPNNVAQVCQAGADIIVAGSAIYHTPDYKKTIDLFRKEMEGC, from the coding sequence ATGAAATACATTGCGCCATCAATACTATCATCGGATTTCGGCCGGCTGAAAGAGGAGGTCCAGGCCGTTGAAGCGGCCGGGGCCGATTATATCCATATCGATGTCATGGACGGCCATTTTGTGCCCAATATTACCATCGGCCCGGTGGTGGTAGAGGCCGTGCGTAAGATAACCAAACTTCCGTTGGATGTCCATCTGATGATTGAAAACCCGGATAGCTATATTCCGGACTTTGCCAAGGCCGGGGCGGATATCCTCTCCGTTCACTTCGAGGTTTGCCCCCACCTCCATCGCACAGTCTCCCTGATCCGGGAACATTCGGTTAAACCGGCGGTGGTTTTAAATCCTTCCACCCCGGTGGCCTTCCTGGATGATATTCTGGGGGACTTGGACTGGGTCTTGATCATGAGTGTCAATCCCGGATTCGGGGGGCAGAAATTTATTCCGGGTGCGGTGAACAAGATTATAAGTCTTAAAGAGATGATTGACCAGCGGGGGTTGGAGGTCGAAATCGAAGTCGACGGCGGAATCACCCCGAACAACGTGGCCCAGGTCTGCCAAGCCGGTGCCGATATCATCGTGGCCGGTTCGGCCATCTATCACACGCCGGATTACAAGAAAACCATCGATTTGTTTAGAAAAGAGATGGAGGGGTGCTGA
- a CDS encoding DUF2442 domain-containing protein — protein sequence MLKDVISASYKDGYKIEVTFEDGASGIVDFSKYLSKGGVFEKFKDIEFFENFKINDELGVLTWGDEIDIAPETLYAEATGSPLPNWTDLREVPSTSMSLQPAS from the coding sequence ATGCTTAAAGACGTAATCTCGGCCAGTTATAAGGACGGATATAAAATTGAAGTGACATTCGAGGATGGTGCTTCGGGAATTGTTGATTTTTCAAAATATTTGTCAAAAGGTGGTGTATTCGAAAAATTCAAGGATATTGAATTTTTCGAAAATTTCAAAATTAACGACGAGCTTGGAGTGCTTACATGGGGAGATGAAATAGATATTGCGCCAGAAACACTTTATGCTGAAGCAACGGGTTCTCCTTTACCCAACTGGACGGATCTCCGGGAAGTTCCTTCGACGAGCATGTCGCTTCAGCCGGCCTCGTAA